The Plasmodium vivax chromosome 7, whole genome shotgun sequence DNA window gatTTCACTTTTAAAGGAAGGCAgagagaagaaaaggagagacATCCCTTGGGGGAGAACATCACTGAAGGCAGAATCTCCTTCGATAACCACACCTGTGTGGGCCCCAATCCTAATTCgtctaaaaataaaaaatgtacacatgaGTGCCACCGGGTAGACGACGAAAAACCCAACCAGGGACAGCTGCACAACAAAATGAatcttaatataaaaaataaaaacgtttgCAATTTGAGAAACGAAGATAACATTTCTAGTGACGAATTTACGTGGGACCCCCTAAACCCGCTGAATGTCATCGGGCCCCATTCCAGGTGTAACGGACTGAGGTgcgattatatttttttccctcccatCAGTTACAACAAGGGAAAGGgcgccagggggggaaagaacgCCACGgctgaaaaggggaaagttCGCCAAAAGGGCAAGCCAAATGCAGCAGAAAAGACGGATGAGGCGTGCAAGATGGGCGCGGTTAAATCCCAGCCAAGTGTACACATAACTGAAATGCATGACGATGAACAATTCGTGATGGGTCGGGGGAAAACCCCAATGCGATCAGACGTGTCCTTCAATCCACTTGGTGCCAATCGAGAAAGTCAGACGTGCTCCAATCCCGTTTGGAACACGCAGAGTGATGCCTTCACCGCGACATGCAAGGGACGGGACAGACAGGATGACCACCAGGCGAAGGGGAAACGATACGAAGAAACTCTCaatctaaaaaaatataatgacctaaaaattttgaagcatTACTATATTAAGAGTGCCAAGATACTTTTTAACGAACCCTCCGTCATGGTCCACACGTACAGGAATTACAAAAACTTCAATTGCTGCTACTCCTTTtgtatgaaaataaagaacgTCCATTTTGTGACCATGTCTGACCATTATGCTATTAAGATAGATTTGAGACTAAAAAAGAATCACAAGTTTGTTCCGAGCAGTTAGAGGTGTTTGTGGGGGATATATGACACGGCATCTTCTTTGTAGAGGCATTCACATGAGCAGTTGCGCTGAGGCGCGTGACGTTGCGCCATGATGTGTTGGTGTTGATGTCTATGTTGATGTTGACGTCGATGTTGATGTTGACGTCGATGTTGATGTTGACGTCGATGTtgatgttctttttttttttttttttttatttctcccctCTCTATGTGTCCCCACCCGTGTAACTCAATCCCGCCGTGTGCGGGTGCCCCTTTTCCCAAATGcgtttaattaaatttaatttataccCCATTAATTCGCTTCATTTCGCGCTTCTTATTACTCCATCATCTTTATCTTCATCtgtatcttcattttttttttttttttttttttttttttggctagtcCGTCCCATTTTCAATACGTGCTGTGTAGCCTCATCGATGCTGCATTCCGGGTGGCCACCCCACCTGCCAGGTGGAtcaaattaaatattattaagttTGCAAGttgtgcttcttttttttttttaagtgctcTTTAATACATTCCTTTTTGTACAATTGGGCAGGTTACACTGccatgtatgtatgtgcacatgtggggACCGCTCAACCAGGTCTGCGTCTGTGCATGCACCTGTGTGTGCCGTGTATGTACCTATGTATGTGCCTTGCTGCATGTGCGCCAACGCTCGTACGCcctattttttacacatgtggatattccattttaaattatttgagTAATTCGCTTATAAATGGTTCAACACAAACAAACATGTAAATCTCAAAGTtgacaaaattgttaattagtggaaaaaaaaaaaaaaaaaaagaaaagaaaaaaaaaaaaaaggagaaagcaaaatgcACAAGCAACTACGCGGTTGACGCCTGTGCGGATGATGccttcaaatttgtgaatCAAACGTTTGGAGTAGACTGCTGTGCAAGGGGGGTTAAAAGCTGACAAATGGGGAGCTCACGAATTGTCGCTTCCCCAACCGCGCGACTTCGCGATGGCGCAATTATGTGCCTACAGTTTACTCCAATTAATGAACGCCAAGGGGATGCACACATTtcacacttaaaaaaaaggaggaagaaaaaagaaaaagttaaCTGAACCGATGCTGAAGGAACATGTAAGGGCCATGAACAGGGgtggaaatgcaaaaagagACACAGTGTGTGGATATTCCTCGGCGAATTACCACAcggggtatttttttctgactCTACAGGAGCAGCGATCAAATGAGATGCGTACGGAGGCAAAGGCATGTGGCAAATGCGGACCGACCCCAACCAGATGAACACACATATGATACCTCTTCGCAAACAAACGTCATCTCTTCGCAACCCATACGCCACACAACACATCCGCTACATCATGCCAAGCGCAAGGTCCACACCTGCGACCCGGGGACAATCAAAATTTCCTTCTTCTGAAACCTGCTTATCGTTTCATACTCCTCGGTAGGCCCTTCTCCAAcgcaccccttttttgcctcttcattCGATGCTTGATCCGTTtggattttttccccacataAAGGAGCAGGGTTCTCCATCAGACGAACATCTCGTTTATCATCTTCATCGGTGGAAGAACTCTCACGGGGCAACCCCCCTCTGGGACTGCCTCTCAATTTGGCTTCATCAACCCGCTTGAAGAAAACGTCATGGATGTACAGAACGtcgtaaattttttgaaaggcCTCTTTCTCATCCAGTTTTAGCACTTCGTACTTAACGCTAAATTGGGggttgtttattttttcgagaATCCTGGGGATATGCAGGGTTGCTCTGTTTTGCACCGCGTGCCCGTCCGTCTGCTCTTCCGTTGGCTGCTCTTCCGTTGGCTGCTCTTCCGTTGTCTGCCCTTCCGCTGCCTGCCCTTCCGCTGTCTGCCCTTCCGCTGTCTGCCCTTCCGCTGTCTGCCCTTCCGTTGTccgcttttcccccttcgcggCCCCCTCCTGAGTCCCACCGCTGCGCGCCCCACTCATGGCAGCCGCATTTCCGCCCACCCTGTACAGCACCCCTCTGGAGAGGTCACACACAAAGGTACTTTCCTCATACGACAGAGAAACAAATGCGAAGGTCAGATTGAGCAAACTGTCACTGATTGACTTCTCCGTTTCTAGCAAGGGCACATAAAAGACGATTGCGTTTTTCAATTTGCCATTTTCAAttgggttttttttaaatttccacTTGGCGGTTTCTTCTCTATTGTGATTGGCGGTGGTCATTTCGTCGGTTGCCTCGTTTATGAGTTTCAGGCGGTCCATCACCAAATTGTTCTTTTCCACGGGGGGGCTACCCACAGGGTTACTTCCCTTGGATGGGCTCAACATGTAGGAAgtgtacgtgtgtgtgtgcatccTCCATGTATGCTCCTCATCAGGGCCGCCCATTCCGCCCACATCTATATAATTCTTAAATAGTATATTCAGGCAAATGCTCTCTTTTACACTTTTGGTTAGCACTATTTCTTGAATGTACGCTTCGGTTGGGAAGCATATGAGGCCGTCCCTCCTGTAGAAGTACTTCTTAATAGGCTCACACGATTCCTCCAGTTCACCTTCTTTTCGCGTAAGGGGATCCGTTTCTTTCCTCTGGGGTTGGTCAGCTGtgtgcttctttttttcaaagcgGGTGATTCCCCGTGCGGTGTCACCAtggggggttcttcccccctcttggTGAAGCTCACTTAGTGACGGATCTTTCGAAGTGAGATTGCCTCCACCTTTGGCAGCCGCCTTAGGTGCATTCCCCACCAGtgacttctcccctttgtaGGCTTCGTTCAAATATACGAGGTATCTATTAAGGAGGACATTCTTCAAATGAATCTGAGCTtcgtccgttttttttttctgaaaattGCACTGATCGCAAATTCTCTTCAAATCCTCGTAGCTGTAAGTTAACCCCTTCTGGTCATCCTCCACAATAGTAGCTAAAATTCTGTGTGTAATAATATCGATGTATCTCCTTATAGGGGAGGtgaaatgaatatatttggTCAGCGCCAAGCCGAAGTGATGcgccttcttctcccccgctgTGTAGGGGATGTATATGGCCTCCTTATAGTACTTCAAAATGTTGTATTGCATACACAGCAGTTGATTAGCGTCCAGAATTTCTTCGCaaacttttaaaatgtcattAATGCTGCTTCTTTTTACGTCAATTAGGGCATCAATTCGGCTGTACGTGTTATGGTCAATTATGTGAAGgagattattttttatctcctcGGAGGTATTTTCATGTATCCTCAGGATTCccaattttttactttggCTGATTTTATTGGCtactaaaaaatttgttaaaatcaTCATTTCTTCTATTAGCATGTGGCTCTTTGCTTTGTACTCGACTTTTTCCACGCGGATGTTTTCCACGTCCATTTCGCTCAGCAGGGCTTGCACTTCGCTCTTCTTCAGGAAGGCCTCCACGCGGTCGTCCAGTGCATCGCCGTTAAAATGGTTACTGCGGTTGTCACTGAGGTTGTCACTAGGGTTGCCGCTAAGTTTGCCGCTAACGTTGCCGATAACATTGTCTCCTCCCACTGCATGGCTCTCCTCCAGCTCTTCCACCCCGATAGGCACCCCCCTATCGCGCGCACAGGACCCACCCGCGGCGGCCTcattatacaaaaataacaagGACGGCTTGGAGTTGACGCTCTTCCGCCCACTCCTCTCCTTCAGCATTTTGGACAAGAGGAATAATCGAAAGATGTCGCTTCCCACCTTGCTGCTCAGACTATACCGTTCGCAcgtttcttcaaaatttacaacaaaggggaaacagCTTAACGGCAGATCCCCCCTCACTAAAATGGCTTCTTCCATTTCCTTTAAATTTCTGTTGCTCTGGTGGAGGCCGCCGTATACTTCGTCCAGGAAATCCTCCACCGTGTCATAATTCAGTTTGTGCCTGCTCTTGATTAGGCTCTTCTTAATTTCGACACTGCGTTCATTCGTTGCGCGTTTGTCGCGTTCGTCTCGTTCgtctcttccgcttctttcGCTTCTGTCTCCTCTTCCGCCGATCTCCCCCTGCGCGACGTCGTACGGATTCGCCCGACTGCTCAGGCGGAAAAAGACGGAAAAGGacagcttctccccctgcgtGTTCAGGGAACAGATTTCTTcgctcaaaatggaggggagcATGTGGATGACCCTGAGAAGTGGCGGGGCGGAAAAGTGAAAGGCGCATTCGAGGAGGTGAATAGAAGCGTTGGAAGATGCGCACTGGGAAGGTACGCACTGGGAAGGTACCACTGGGAAGGTAGCACACCCCACGGCGCGCCTTACATTAAGTCCATGTAGATCGTGTTGCACACTTTGGAGGCCACCCTGTCGT harbors:
- a CDS encoding hypothetical protein, conserved (encoded by transcript PVX_098745A), translated to MFFFKNARRYCFYTKIYENIKIVKRVKLEGGATPFPDGGGESKFRPTEPGQSCTSGKEQTKECSPSLKDIQKDKSKQFYKHVYQQIKQKNVKLGDYEEGLPDELLHGGEAGEGAPLEEDPREGSGKEAPRKSPPRFREPPSEAKTGVSEKCQQRGNPNRKKKEAARLTLQRGIQSGKGKSIKGEKYLKVKNNYLVSKDVYLKVKDGHVSGHSKGGRDRQGEGSPAKWSECLATPPLRCRGEKNEGGLEGRMAHQSREGDSPNGMPNRAAEGMGTKMDGRNEGQNGSLKCKKLLNGKGNHTNKQQVFLPYNDNSKLLKGAPNGKDNKENIPFDPKLEKAKNVKGQSQADGEVADKNYIDVEYEQYWGSEKIKKILELQKSREKILKNKLFKGVLCVSPYDTSKCVVVSEEDPLSFLKKDVFTIYGYISRNRALNEDVVYAYTARRKIKRPGDLENEEEILEESQEGTTSVSEKEEEKTEHFCRVVNIVERRNAPIVCTLNYLNINKGISNTFGRKDAPQIRGENMLSNPPNVKAPNREGRNVLDDPKCEPPPRKTPKKGHRENTPLYAKVQPVDPRLPCFIYDSSSCMLNRLLHYLKRKKINLYVLVKFKKWDTHQINPSGSITTILGNEKNFLGVIYFFIYFYKIHFHIYERSDMSYLKSKMEVTDKVLAALASRQWGEAASGEAASGAAASGAAASGVVASGAVVHRGREPPPIDQHRLKMAYLKNIQENNKRIEKYMLKSFLKNREIITNLDVFTIDPPSAKDLDDALSIEFVGSDTNAANEFEYKIGVHISDVSFFVTPDSFYDRVASKVCNTIYMDLMVIHMLPSILSEEICSLNTQGEKLSFSVFFRLSSRANPYDVAQGEIGGRGDRSERSGRDERDERDKRATNERSVEIKKSLIKSRHKLNYDTVEDFLDEVYGGLHQSNRNLKEMEEAILVRGDLPLSCFPFVVNFEETCERYSLSSKVGSDIFRLFLLSKMLKERSGRKSVNSKPSLLFLYNEAAAGGSCARDRGVPIGVEELEESHAVGGDNVIGNVSGKLSGNPSDNLSDNRSNHFNGDALDDRVEAFLKKSEVQALLSEMDVENIRVEKVEYKAKSHMLIEEMMILTNFLVANKISQSKKLGILRIHENTSEEIKNNLLHIIDHNTYSRIDALIDVKRSSINDILKVCEEILDANQLLCMQYNILKYYKEAIYIPYTAGEKKAHHFGLALTKYIHFTSPIRRYIDIITHRILATIVEDDQKGLTYSYEDLKRICDQCNFQKKKTDEAQIHLKNVLLNRYLVYLNEAYKGEKSLVGNAPKAAAKGGGNLTSKDPSLSELHQEGGRTPHGDTARGITRFEKKKHTADQPQRKETDPLTRKEGELEESCEPIKKYFYRRDGLICFPTEAYIQEIVLTKSVKESICLNILFKNYIDVGGMGGPDEEHTWRMHTHTYTSYMLSPSKGSNPVGSPPVEKNNLVMDRLKLINEATDEMTTANHNREETAKWKFKKNPIENGKLKNAIVFYVPLLETEKSISDSLLNLTFAFVSLSYEESTFVCDLSRGVLYRVGGNAAAMSGARSGGTQEGAAKGEKRTTEGQTAEGQTAEGQTAEGQAAEGQTTEEQPTEEQPTEEQTDGHAVQNRATLHIPRILEKINNPQFSVKYEVLKLDEKEAFQKIYDVLYIHDVFFKRVDEAKLRGSPRGGLPRESSSTDEDDKRDVRLMENPAPLCGEKIQTDQASNEEAKKGCVGEGPTEEYETISRFQKKEILIVPGSQVWTLRLA